In Colias croceus chromosome 19, ilColCroc2.1, the following are encoded in one genomic region:
- the LOC123700267 gene encoding small G protein signaling modulator 2-like isoform X3: MIMAAQNKVETGSEEMPAASDPSAEQKERLIAAVKKEVKQLMEEAVTRKFVHEESGGVTALCGAVEACLGQGLRRRALGLFKTSSTTALLHKIAKHCPEAALVSARVLAAEGAPATRSASGVERRPSAPRPPLNKRGSGSLLASQPPPTSRYLWIRIALFERQLSKIIEHLVNNATRYYERDALVADPDYGSILSSLLVGPCALEYSKAKAPVCFWTDPPADELVQRHRMSAGTTTPPSVRRPILNFRRSLNASSDDSVVTSAGSGNAAVSSAKDYVESLHQNSRATLLYGKNNVKVQPKDVEEPMPGYLSLHQTASGLVIKWTPNQLMNGYAESEGIDKSIYWAMSLQVCVWEVVYVHVHRSQASDALILVGQDGVQRPPIHFPKGGHLLSFLSNLETGLLPHGQLDPPLWSQRGTGKVFGRTKGRRRPMPSLCESGETEEQEFDEVAGDYVFRIVNNAIADREAMRHSLLERVIQSPPRTPRRTLASTSTTSSDSSTMSVDCPPIIGNLNQITHTIEQVASIELVCSTMRRQIISRAFYGWLAYCRHLSTVRTHLSGLVHAAIVPGDGAEDGLTEDRWRSMMDETGAIADKDEVYRLVYYGGVQHDIRKEVWPFLLGYYEFGTTFDSRLEQDNTYRRQYETTMSEWLCVEAIVRQKDREATAASIARLTEASGKGKVEPEVNEVFEDDCSVISDNPPIVSPEPSETEQKITKPVLSRAPSIDEVDNIEVDKKVNGETDTCDLDISYDQDDDEVCIKSVVDNPDMRRESIAEIKRLAEGIVQKGDGRGLLCSVDSANANLNGDNKSMEESQPSPNHHTTHSVIVTNPSVDLAVTGSPASGGTTAPASPARSPLGVLREESHSAGASFDALEPDRTDARSNCVSPASSNGGVYSNELVESFALNLHRIEKDVQRCDRNYPFFTDENLDKLRNIMCTYVWEHLDTGYMQGMCDLAAPLLVIMRDEAVAHALFTHLMSRAKDNFPSGQAMDAHFADMRSLIQILDCELYELMHAHGDYTHFYFCYRWFLLDFKREMLYQDVFSAWELIWVARHVSSEHMVLFIALALLETYRDVILANSMDFTDIIKFFNEMAERHDASAVLSLARDLVLQVQTLIENK; this comes from the exons CATTGTCCCGAAGCCGCGCTGGTATCAGCAAGGGTGTTAGCAGCCGAAGGGGCACCCGCGACAAGATCAGCGTCTGGCGTGGAGAGGAGGCCCTCTGCCCCAAGGCCTCCTTTGAACAAGCGAGGGTCTGGCTCGCTGCTTGCCTCGCAACCGCCTCCTACATCGAG GTATCTGTGGATTCGCATCGCGTTATTTGAGCGTCAATTATCAAAAATCATAGAGCACTTAGTGAACAATGCAACGAGATATTACGAAAGGGATGCTTTGGTCGCTGATCCTGATTATGGCAGCATCCTCAGTTCGTTATTAGTTGGGCCGTGTGCTCTAGAATATTCTAAGGCGAAGGCACCAGTTTGCTTCTGGACAGACCCACCTGCTGATGAATTG gtaCAAAGGCATCGCATGTCTGCGGGCACGACGACACCGCCGTCTGTGAGGAGACCGATCCTTAACTTTAGGAGGAGTCTTAATGCTTCGTCTGATGATAGTGTCGTTACTAGTGCTG GTTCCGGAAATGCGGCTGTATCTAGTGCCAAAGATTATGTAGAAAGCCTGCACCAGAATTCGCGTGCTACacttttgtatggaaaaaataatgtcaaagTTCAACCT AAAGACGTAGAGGAACCAATGCCAGGCTATCTAAGCCTTCATCAGACAGCTTCTGGACTCGTTATAAAGTGGACTCCGAACCAATTGATGAATGGGTATGCTGAAAGCGAAGGAATTGATAAgag TATATACTGGGCGATGTCCTTACAAGTGTGCGTGTGGGAGGTTGTGTACGTACACGTGCACCGCTCACAAGCGAGCGACGCGCTGATACTCGTAGGACAAGATGGCGTGCAACGACCGCCTATACATTTTCCGAAAG GTGGTCATCTACTATCGTTCTTAAGCAACTTGGAGACTGGTCTTTTACCACATGGGCAGTTGGATCCCCCATTATGGTCCCAAAGAGGAACAGGAAAG GTGTTTGGTAGAACCAAAGGGAGAAGGCGTCCAATGCCAAGTCTGTGTGAAAGTGGTGAGACAGAGGAACAGGAGTTCGACGAAGTGGCTGGAGACTATGTGTTCCGTATTGTGAATAATGCTATTGCTGATAGAGAAG CGATGAGGCATTCTCTCCTAGAACGCGTGATCCAATCTCCACCACGAACGCCACGACGTACATTAGCATCTACATCAACCACTTCATCTGACTCCAGCACAATGTCGGTCGACTGTCCTCCTATTATTGGCAATTTGAACCAGATAACACATACTATTGAGCAG GTGGCGTCTATAGAGCTGGTGTGCAGCACGATGCGGCGGCAGATAATATCGCGCGCGTTCTACGGCTGGCTCGCGTACTGCAGACACTTGTCCACCGTGCGCACGCACCTCAGCGGGCTCGTGCACGCTGCTATTGTGCCCGGAG ATGGCGCAGAAGACGGTCTAACAGAAGACCGATGGCGCTCAATGATGGACGAAACCGGCGCCATTGCAGACAAGGACGAAGTGTACCGACTCGTGTATTATGGCGGGGTACAGCATGACATACGGAAGGAAGTGTGGCCTTTCCTTTTGGGATATTATGA ATTCGGCACAACATTCGATTCCCGACTCGAACAAGACAATACATACCGGCGGCAGTACGAAACAACTATGTCAGAGTGGCTCTGTGTAGAAGCCATTGTAAGGCAGAAGGATAGAGAAGCTACAGCGGCTTCTATAGCAAGGCTCACAGAAGCTTCTGGAAAGGGGAAGGTGGAACCAGAAGTCAATGAA GTATTCGAAGATGACTGCAGCGTGATCTCAGACAATCCACCAATAGTGTCCCCAGAGCCCAGTGAAACCGAACAAAAGATTACAAAGCCGGTTCTATCCCGAGCGCCAAGTATAGATGAAGTTGACAATATCGAAGTGGACAAGAAAGTTAACGGAGAGACTGATACTTGTGATTTGGATATATCCTACGACCAAGATGACGACGAAGTTTGCATTAAAAGCGTAGTAGACAACCCTGATATGAGGAGAGAAAGTATTGCTGAAATAAAACGGCTAGCTGAAGGCATTGTACAGAAGGGCGATGGGAGGGGTTTATTGTGTAGTGTGGATAGTGCTAATGCTAATTTAAATGGGGATAATAAGAGTATGGAGGAGAGTCAACCGTCGCCGAATCATCATACCACGCATAGCGTTATTGTTACGAATCCGTCGGTGGATTTGGCTGTCACTGGTTCACCGGCGTCGGGAGGTACTACAG CACCAGCAAGTCCAGCGCGTAGTCCTCTAGGAGTATTACGAGAGGAATCTCACTCAGCAGGCGCATCGTTTGATGCGTTAGAACCAGATCGTACTGACGCGCGATCCAACTGCGTGTCACCCGCTAGTTCTAACGGCGGCGTGTACTCG AATGAGCTAGTAGAGAGCTTTGCTTTGAATCTCCATCGAATAGAGAAAGACGTCCAACGGTGCGACAGGAACTATCCATTCTTCACTGATGAAAACTTAGACAAGTTGAGGAACATAATGTGCac CTACGTGTGGGAGCACCTGGACACAGGCTACATGCAAGGCATGTGCGACCTGGCCGCGCCGCTGCTCGTCATAATGCGCGACGAAGCGGTCGCACACGCGCTCTTCACGCATCTCATGTCAAGGGCCAAGGACAATTTCCCGTCTGGACAGGCTATGGACGCACATTTCGCGGATATGAG gTCATTAATCCAGATCCTAGACTGTGAGCTATACGAGCTGATGCACGCTCACGGCGACTACACGCATTTCTACTTCTGCTACCGCTGGTTCCTTCTCGACTTCAAGCGGGAAATGCTCTATCaagat gTTTTCTCAGCATGGGAACTAATCTGGGTGGCTCGGCATGTATCTTCAGAGCACATGGTGTTATTCATTGCACTGGCTCTGCTTGAAACCTATCGAGATGTTATACTAGCCAATTCTATGGATTTCACTGATATCATCAAGTTCTTTAATG AAATGGCGGAACGTCACGATGCTTCAGCGGTGCTCTCTCTAGCACGAGATCTCGTCCTGCAAGTTCAAACTTTAatagaaaacaaataa
- the LOC123700267 gene encoding small G protein signaling modulator 2-like isoform X2: MIMAAQNKVETGSEEMPAASDPSAEQKERLIAAVKKEVKQLMEEAVTRKFVHEESGGVTALCGAVEACLGQGLRRRALGLFKTSSTTALLHKIAKHCPEAALVSARVLAAEGAPATRSASGVERRPSAPRPPLNKRGSGSLLASQPPPTSRYLWIRIALFERQLSKIIEHLVNNATRYYERDALVADPDYGSILSSLLVGPCALEYSKAKAPVCFWTDPPADELVQRHRMSAGTTTPPSVRRPILNFRRSLNASSDDSVVTSAGSGNAAVSSAKDYVESLHQNSRATLLYGKNNVKVQPKDVEEPMPGYLSLHQTASGLVIKWTPNQLMNGYAESEGIDKSAAPCTVYRRLCKGTLCVDCIYWAMSLQVCVWEVVYVHVHRSQASDALILVGQDGVQRPPIHFPKGGHLLSFLSNLETGLLPHGQLDPPLWSQRGTGKVFGRTKGRRRPMPSLCESGETEEQEFDEVAGDYVFRIVNNAIADREAMRHSLLERVIQSPPRTPRRTLASTSTTSSDSSTMSVDCPPIIGNLNQITHTIEQVASIELVCSTMRRQIISRAFYGWLAYCRHLSTVRTHLSGLVHAAIVPGDGAEDGLTEDRWRSMMDETGAIADKDEVYRLVYYGGVQHDIRKEVWPFLLGYYEFGTTFDSRLEQDNTYRRQYETTMSEWLCVEAIVRQKDREATAASIARLTEASGKGKVEPEVNEVFEDDCSVISDNPPIVSPEPSETEQKITKPVLSRAPSIDEVDNIEVDKKVNGETDTCDLDISYDQDDDEVCIKSVVDNPDMRRESIAEIKRLAEGIVQKGDGRGLLCSVDSANANLNGDNKSMEESQPSPNHHTTHSVIVTNPSVDLAVTGSPASGGTTAPASPARSPLGVLREESHSAGASFDALEPDRTDARSNCVSPASSNGGVYSNELVESFALNLHRIEKDVQRCDRNYPFFTDENLDKLRNIMCTYVWEHLDTGYMQGMCDLAAPLLVIMRDEAVAHALFTHLMSRAKDNFPSGQAMDAHFADMRSLIQILDCELYELMHAHGDYTHFYFCYRWFLLDFKREMLYQDVFSAWELIWVARHVSSEHMVLFIALALLETYRDVILANSMDFTDIIKFFNEMAERHDASAVLSLARDLVLQVQTLIENK; encoded by the exons CATTGTCCCGAAGCCGCGCTGGTATCAGCAAGGGTGTTAGCAGCCGAAGGGGCACCCGCGACAAGATCAGCGTCTGGCGTGGAGAGGAGGCCCTCTGCCCCAAGGCCTCCTTTGAACAAGCGAGGGTCTGGCTCGCTGCTTGCCTCGCAACCGCCTCCTACATCGAG GTATCTGTGGATTCGCATCGCGTTATTTGAGCGTCAATTATCAAAAATCATAGAGCACTTAGTGAACAATGCAACGAGATATTACGAAAGGGATGCTTTGGTCGCTGATCCTGATTATGGCAGCATCCTCAGTTCGTTATTAGTTGGGCCGTGTGCTCTAGAATATTCTAAGGCGAAGGCACCAGTTTGCTTCTGGACAGACCCACCTGCTGATGAATTG gtaCAAAGGCATCGCATGTCTGCGGGCACGACGACACCGCCGTCTGTGAGGAGACCGATCCTTAACTTTAGGAGGAGTCTTAATGCTTCGTCTGATGATAGTGTCGTTACTAGTGCTG GTTCCGGAAATGCGGCTGTATCTAGTGCCAAAGATTATGTAGAAAGCCTGCACCAGAATTCGCGTGCTACacttttgtatggaaaaaataatgtcaaagTTCAACCT AAAGACGTAGAGGAACCAATGCCAGGCTATCTAAGCCTTCATCAGACAGCTTCTGGACTCGTTATAAAGTGGACTCCGAACCAATTGATGAATGGGTATGCTGAAAGCGAAGGAATTGATAAgag TGCCGCCCCCTGTACTGTGTACAGGCGCTTGTGTAAGGGAACGCTTTGTGTCGACTG TATATACTGGGCGATGTCCTTACAAGTGTGCGTGTGGGAGGTTGTGTACGTACACGTGCACCGCTCACAAGCGAGCGACGCGCTGATACTCGTAGGACAAGATGGCGTGCAACGACCGCCTATACATTTTCCGAAAG GTGGTCATCTACTATCGTTCTTAAGCAACTTGGAGACTGGTCTTTTACCACATGGGCAGTTGGATCCCCCATTATGGTCCCAAAGAGGAACAGGAAAG GTGTTTGGTAGAACCAAAGGGAGAAGGCGTCCAATGCCAAGTCTGTGTGAAAGTGGTGAGACAGAGGAACAGGAGTTCGACGAAGTGGCTGGAGACTATGTGTTCCGTATTGTGAATAATGCTATTGCTGATAGAGAAG CGATGAGGCATTCTCTCCTAGAACGCGTGATCCAATCTCCACCACGAACGCCACGACGTACATTAGCATCTACATCAACCACTTCATCTGACTCCAGCACAATGTCGGTCGACTGTCCTCCTATTATTGGCAATTTGAACCAGATAACACATACTATTGAGCAG GTGGCGTCTATAGAGCTGGTGTGCAGCACGATGCGGCGGCAGATAATATCGCGCGCGTTCTACGGCTGGCTCGCGTACTGCAGACACTTGTCCACCGTGCGCACGCACCTCAGCGGGCTCGTGCACGCTGCTATTGTGCCCGGAG ATGGCGCAGAAGACGGTCTAACAGAAGACCGATGGCGCTCAATGATGGACGAAACCGGCGCCATTGCAGACAAGGACGAAGTGTACCGACTCGTGTATTATGGCGGGGTACAGCATGACATACGGAAGGAAGTGTGGCCTTTCCTTTTGGGATATTATGA ATTCGGCACAACATTCGATTCCCGACTCGAACAAGACAATACATACCGGCGGCAGTACGAAACAACTATGTCAGAGTGGCTCTGTGTAGAAGCCATTGTAAGGCAGAAGGATAGAGAAGCTACAGCGGCTTCTATAGCAAGGCTCACAGAAGCTTCTGGAAAGGGGAAGGTGGAACCAGAAGTCAATGAA GTATTCGAAGATGACTGCAGCGTGATCTCAGACAATCCACCAATAGTGTCCCCAGAGCCCAGTGAAACCGAACAAAAGATTACAAAGCCGGTTCTATCCCGAGCGCCAAGTATAGATGAAGTTGACAATATCGAAGTGGACAAGAAAGTTAACGGAGAGACTGATACTTGTGATTTGGATATATCCTACGACCAAGATGACGACGAAGTTTGCATTAAAAGCGTAGTAGACAACCCTGATATGAGGAGAGAAAGTATTGCTGAAATAAAACGGCTAGCTGAAGGCATTGTACAGAAGGGCGATGGGAGGGGTTTATTGTGTAGTGTGGATAGTGCTAATGCTAATTTAAATGGGGATAATAAGAGTATGGAGGAGAGTCAACCGTCGCCGAATCATCATACCACGCATAGCGTTATTGTTACGAATCCGTCGGTGGATTTGGCTGTCACTGGTTCACCGGCGTCGGGAGGTACTACAG CACCAGCAAGTCCAGCGCGTAGTCCTCTAGGAGTATTACGAGAGGAATCTCACTCAGCAGGCGCATCGTTTGATGCGTTAGAACCAGATCGTACTGACGCGCGATCCAACTGCGTGTCACCCGCTAGTTCTAACGGCGGCGTGTACTCG AATGAGCTAGTAGAGAGCTTTGCTTTGAATCTCCATCGAATAGAGAAAGACGTCCAACGGTGCGACAGGAACTATCCATTCTTCACTGATGAAAACTTAGACAAGTTGAGGAACATAATGTGCac CTACGTGTGGGAGCACCTGGACACAGGCTACATGCAAGGCATGTGCGACCTGGCCGCGCCGCTGCTCGTCATAATGCGCGACGAAGCGGTCGCACACGCGCTCTTCACGCATCTCATGTCAAGGGCCAAGGACAATTTCCCGTCTGGACAGGCTATGGACGCACATTTCGCGGATATGAG gTCATTAATCCAGATCCTAGACTGTGAGCTATACGAGCTGATGCACGCTCACGGCGACTACACGCATTTCTACTTCTGCTACCGCTGGTTCCTTCTCGACTTCAAGCGGGAAATGCTCTATCaagat gTTTTCTCAGCATGGGAACTAATCTGGGTGGCTCGGCATGTATCTTCAGAGCACATGGTGTTATTCATTGCACTGGCTCTGCTTGAAACCTATCGAGATGTTATACTAGCCAATTCTATGGATTTCACTGATATCATCAAGTTCTTTAATG AAATGGCGGAACGTCACGATGCTTCAGCGGTGCTCTCTCTAGCACGAGATCTCGTCCTGCAAGTTCAAACTTTAatagaaaacaaataa
- the LOC123700267 gene encoding small G protein signaling modulator 2-like isoform X1 translates to MIMAAQNKVETGSEEMPAASDPSAEQKERLIAAVKKEVKQLMEEAVTRKFVHEESGGVTALCGAVEACLGQGLRRRALGLFKTSSTTALLHKIAKHCPEAALVSARVLAAEGAPATRSASGVERRPSAPRPPLNKRGSGSLLASQPPPTSRYLWIRIALFERQLSKIIEHLVNNATRYYERDALVADPDYGSILSSLLVGPCALEYSKAKAPVCFWTDPPADELVQRHRMSAGTTTPPSVRRPILNFRRSLNASSDDSVVTSAGSGNAAVSSAKDYVESLHQNSRATLLYGKNNVKVQPKDVEEPMPGYLSLHQTASGLVIKWTPNQLMNGYAESEGIDKSLIRCHLVHVSACQNVCVLCSAAPCTVYRRLCKGTLCVDCIYWAMSLQVCVWEVVYVHVHRSQASDALILVGQDGVQRPPIHFPKGGHLLSFLSNLETGLLPHGQLDPPLWSQRGTGKVFGRTKGRRRPMPSLCESGETEEQEFDEVAGDYVFRIVNNAIADREAMRHSLLERVIQSPPRTPRRTLASTSTTSSDSSTMSVDCPPIIGNLNQITHTIEQVASIELVCSTMRRQIISRAFYGWLAYCRHLSTVRTHLSGLVHAAIVPGDGAEDGLTEDRWRSMMDETGAIADKDEVYRLVYYGGVQHDIRKEVWPFLLGYYEFGTTFDSRLEQDNTYRRQYETTMSEWLCVEAIVRQKDREATAASIARLTEASGKGKVEPEVNEVFEDDCSVISDNPPIVSPEPSETEQKITKPVLSRAPSIDEVDNIEVDKKVNGETDTCDLDISYDQDDDEVCIKSVVDNPDMRRESIAEIKRLAEGIVQKGDGRGLLCSVDSANANLNGDNKSMEESQPSPNHHTTHSVIVTNPSVDLAVTGSPASGGTTAPASPARSPLGVLREESHSAGASFDALEPDRTDARSNCVSPASSNGGVYSNELVESFALNLHRIEKDVQRCDRNYPFFTDENLDKLRNIMCTYVWEHLDTGYMQGMCDLAAPLLVIMRDEAVAHALFTHLMSRAKDNFPSGQAMDAHFADMRSLIQILDCELYELMHAHGDYTHFYFCYRWFLLDFKREMLYQDVFSAWELIWVARHVSSEHMVLFIALALLETYRDVILANSMDFTDIIKFFNEMAERHDASAVLSLARDLVLQVQTLIENK, encoded by the exons CATTGTCCCGAAGCCGCGCTGGTATCAGCAAGGGTGTTAGCAGCCGAAGGGGCACCCGCGACAAGATCAGCGTCTGGCGTGGAGAGGAGGCCCTCTGCCCCAAGGCCTCCTTTGAACAAGCGAGGGTCTGGCTCGCTGCTTGCCTCGCAACCGCCTCCTACATCGAG GTATCTGTGGATTCGCATCGCGTTATTTGAGCGTCAATTATCAAAAATCATAGAGCACTTAGTGAACAATGCAACGAGATATTACGAAAGGGATGCTTTGGTCGCTGATCCTGATTATGGCAGCATCCTCAGTTCGTTATTAGTTGGGCCGTGTGCTCTAGAATATTCTAAGGCGAAGGCACCAGTTTGCTTCTGGACAGACCCACCTGCTGATGAATTG gtaCAAAGGCATCGCATGTCTGCGGGCACGACGACACCGCCGTCTGTGAGGAGACCGATCCTTAACTTTAGGAGGAGTCTTAATGCTTCGTCTGATGATAGTGTCGTTACTAGTGCTG GTTCCGGAAATGCGGCTGTATCTAGTGCCAAAGATTATGTAGAAAGCCTGCACCAGAATTCGCGTGCTACacttttgtatggaaaaaataatgtcaaagTTCAACCT AAAGACGTAGAGGAACCAATGCCAGGCTATCTAAGCCTTCATCAGACAGCTTCTGGACTCGTTATAAAGTGGACTCCGAACCAATTGATGAATGGGTATGCTGAAAGCGAAGGAATTGATAAgag CCTCATCCGTTGCCACTTAGTGCATGTGTCGGCGTGTCAGAACGTGTGTGTTTTGTGCAGTGCCGCCCCCTGTACTGTGTACAGGCGCTTGTGTAAGGGAACGCTTTGTGTCGACTG TATATACTGGGCGATGTCCTTACAAGTGTGCGTGTGGGAGGTTGTGTACGTACACGTGCACCGCTCACAAGCGAGCGACGCGCTGATACTCGTAGGACAAGATGGCGTGCAACGACCGCCTATACATTTTCCGAAAG GTGGTCATCTACTATCGTTCTTAAGCAACTTGGAGACTGGTCTTTTACCACATGGGCAGTTGGATCCCCCATTATGGTCCCAAAGAGGAACAGGAAAG GTGTTTGGTAGAACCAAAGGGAGAAGGCGTCCAATGCCAAGTCTGTGTGAAAGTGGTGAGACAGAGGAACAGGAGTTCGACGAAGTGGCTGGAGACTATGTGTTCCGTATTGTGAATAATGCTATTGCTGATAGAGAAG CGATGAGGCATTCTCTCCTAGAACGCGTGATCCAATCTCCACCACGAACGCCACGACGTACATTAGCATCTACATCAACCACTTCATCTGACTCCAGCACAATGTCGGTCGACTGTCCTCCTATTATTGGCAATTTGAACCAGATAACACATACTATTGAGCAG GTGGCGTCTATAGAGCTGGTGTGCAGCACGATGCGGCGGCAGATAATATCGCGCGCGTTCTACGGCTGGCTCGCGTACTGCAGACACTTGTCCACCGTGCGCACGCACCTCAGCGGGCTCGTGCACGCTGCTATTGTGCCCGGAG ATGGCGCAGAAGACGGTCTAACAGAAGACCGATGGCGCTCAATGATGGACGAAACCGGCGCCATTGCAGACAAGGACGAAGTGTACCGACTCGTGTATTATGGCGGGGTACAGCATGACATACGGAAGGAAGTGTGGCCTTTCCTTTTGGGATATTATGA ATTCGGCACAACATTCGATTCCCGACTCGAACAAGACAATACATACCGGCGGCAGTACGAAACAACTATGTCAGAGTGGCTCTGTGTAGAAGCCATTGTAAGGCAGAAGGATAGAGAAGCTACAGCGGCTTCTATAGCAAGGCTCACAGAAGCTTCTGGAAAGGGGAAGGTGGAACCAGAAGTCAATGAA GTATTCGAAGATGACTGCAGCGTGATCTCAGACAATCCACCAATAGTGTCCCCAGAGCCCAGTGAAACCGAACAAAAGATTACAAAGCCGGTTCTATCCCGAGCGCCAAGTATAGATGAAGTTGACAATATCGAAGTGGACAAGAAAGTTAACGGAGAGACTGATACTTGTGATTTGGATATATCCTACGACCAAGATGACGACGAAGTTTGCATTAAAAGCGTAGTAGACAACCCTGATATGAGGAGAGAAAGTATTGCTGAAATAAAACGGCTAGCTGAAGGCATTGTACAGAAGGGCGATGGGAGGGGTTTATTGTGTAGTGTGGATAGTGCTAATGCTAATTTAAATGGGGATAATAAGAGTATGGAGGAGAGTCAACCGTCGCCGAATCATCATACCACGCATAGCGTTATTGTTACGAATCCGTCGGTGGATTTGGCTGTCACTGGTTCACCGGCGTCGGGAGGTACTACAG CACCAGCAAGTCCAGCGCGTAGTCCTCTAGGAGTATTACGAGAGGAATCTCACTCAGCAGGCGCATCGTTTGATGCGTTAGAACCAGATCGTACTGACGCGCGATCCAACTGCGTGTCACCCGCTAGTTCTAACGGCGGCGTGTACTCG AATGAGCTAGTAGAGAGCTTTGCTTTGAATCTCCATCGAATAGAGAAAGACGTCCAACGGTGCGACAGGAACTATCCATTCTTCACTGATGAAAACTTAGACAAGTTGAGGAACATAATGTGCac CTACGTGTGGGAGCACCTGGACACAGGCTACATGCAAGGCATGTGCGACCTGGCCGCGCCGCTGCTCGTCATAATGCGCGACGAAGCGGTCGCACACGCGCTCTTCACGCATCTCATGTCAAGGGCCAAGGACAATTTCCCGTCTGGACAGGCTATGGACGCACATTTCGCGGATATGAG gTCATTAATCCAGATCCTAGACTGTGAGCTATACGAGCTGATGCACGCTCACGGCGACTACACGCATTTCTACTTCTGCTACCGCTGGTTCCTTCTCGACTTCAAGCGGGAAATGCTCTATCaagat gTTTTCTCAGCATGGGAACTAATCTGGGTGGCTCGGCATGTATCTTCAGAGCACATGGTGTTATTCATTGCACTGGCTCTGCTTGAAACCTATCGAGATGTTATACTAGCCAATTCTATGGATTTCACTGATATCATCAAGTTCTTTAATG AAATGGCGGAACGTCACGATGCTTCAGCGGTGCTCTCTCTAGCACGAGATCTCGTCCTGCAAGTTCAAACTTTAatagaaaacaaataa